In one window of Candidatus Binatia bacterium DNA:
- the gdhA gene encoding NADP-specific glutamate dehydrogenase, producing MALAEKLESICQEVIKRNPGEAEFHQAVKEVIDSLGPVLVKYPEFTEAKIIRRICEPERQLIFRVTWQDDKGEVHINRGCRVQFNSALGPYKGGLRFHPSVYLGIIKFLGFEQIFKNSLTGLPMGGAKGGSDFDPKGKSDNEVMRFCQSFMTELWRIIGEHTDVPAGDIGVGGREIGYLFGQYKRLTNKFEAGVITGKGLIYGGAQVRTEATGYGCTYFVNEMLASRKDGFKGKKVIVSGSGNVAIYTHEKVTQLGGKVIAMSDSNGVIYDKNGINLETIKLLKEVQRRRIKDYCEYHKSAQYTPNGNIWDIPCDVAFPSATENEITGKDAKKLVKNGCVAVGEGANMPTTPEGVQVFLNAGILYGPGKAANAGGVATSGLEMQQNAGREAWGFEETDVKLQQIMKNVYQQCSEAAEEFGSPGNLVKGANIAGFIKVARAMIAQGLV from the coding sequence ATGGCATTAGCGGAAAAGCTCGAATCGATTTGCCAGGAGGTCATCAAGCGTAACCCCGGCGAGGCCGAGTTCCACCAAGCAGTGAAGGAGGTGATCGATTCACTCGGGCCGGTGTTGGTGAAGTATCCGGAGTTCACCGAGGCGAAGATCATCCGGCGCATTTGTGAGCCGGAGCGCCAGCTGATCTTCCGCGTCACCTGGCAAGATGACAAGGGCGAGGTGCACATCAACCGCGGTTGCCGCGTGCAGTTCAACAGCGCGCTCGGCCCATACAAAGGCGGCCTGCGCTTCCACCCGTCGGTCTACCTGGGGATCATCAAGTTTCTGGGTTTCGAGCAGATCTTCAAGAACTCATTGACGGGCTTGCCGATGGGCGGCGCCAAGGGCGGATCCGATTTCGATCCAAAAGGGAAATCCGACAACGAGGTGATGCGGTTCTGTCAAAGCTTCATGACCGAGCTGTGGCGCATCATCGGCGAGCACACGGACGTTCCCGCGGGCGACATCGGCGTGGGCGGCCGTGAGATCGGATACCTGTTCGGCCAGTACAAGCGCCTCACCAACAAGTTCGAGGCCGGGGTCATCACCGGGAAGGGGCTGATCTACGGCGGCGCCCAGGTGCGTACCGAGGCCACCGGATATGGCTGCACGTATTTCGTGAACGAAATGCTGGCGTCCCGCAAGGACGGGTTCAAGGGCAAGAAAGTCATCGTCTCCGGCTCGGGCAACGTGGCGATCTACACGCACGAGAAAGTGACCCAACTCGGTGGCAAGGTGATCGCCATGAGCGACTCCAACGGCGTGATCTACGACAAGAACGGGATCAATCTGGAGACCATCAAGTTGCTCAAGGAAGTCCAGCGGCGGCGTATCAAGGATTACTGTGAGTACCACAAGAGCGCGCAGTACACGCCCAACGGCAACATCTGGGACATCCCGTGCGACGTGGCGTTCCCCTCGGCGACGGAGAACGAGATCACCGGCAAGGACGCCAAGAAGCTGGTCAAGAACGGGTGCGTCGCGGTCGGTGAGGGTGCCAACATGCCGACCACTCCGGAAGGCGTGCAGGTGTTTTTGAACGCCGGCATTCTTTACGGACCGGGCAAGGCGGCCAACGCCGGTGGCGTGGCGACCTCGGGGCTGGAGATGCAGCAAAACGCCGGCCGTGAAGCGTGGGGCTTCGAGGAAACCGATGTGAAGCTGCAGCAGATCATGAAGAACGTTTACCAGCAGTGCTCCGAGGCCGC